A window of the Parabacteroides merdae ATCC 43184 genome harbors these coding sequences:
- a CDS encoding AlbA family DNA-binding domain-containing protein, whose product MMNDVPVLDKEMSTTGKNLSDSIVEKYAFVFQSCDVDMKLLVENKVSHYPTSDVLLKKARFLYRNQEIGWIEALAAFQEKHGDCLALDGKDAAKALEKAFDLCRWMGEESDYLQTVYQRRADEKRTELFDRMDRLSLKLKVCRCLSEGKTNEYLKAVLRKLEQSGNIWHVHDEILKIYYLLSYDLTGFSQNLPVLIDIVCRLITNGLMTEEECSDFSGVLKRKAKEMDDKVSEYWFSDDWDTLHPLITESVRLHTFVFLICGQCRQKEDDLSLIAARICRYLSRIPSPYSELLKNKSYTLLTGENTLGDRIQWEHLQHFDEIKILERLIMIQADDKACLFQEDSKKWRQCRNEKNMITLDNDGFTLSPLVELGCNSWKGRKDRATVLKNRLFVASFSRLSLNFDACKSIRDFRSYWNLVAEDYPLSQPMSSPAFVDTGSDEKEIEIPEIEMEEEEVETDHFLRPDQRVKVRILHIDKEDMSLKMEIIDAPYRGMKACLPFAYINSCYYIIPGFMDMFAVNEIFRAKVKSVEGSEVKLSLIRDFNEYMYPDCVRKKNVIGKVIDIAEGKVWWLLSTGMTATTTNPHKKYKAGNFYKVEYGGLSADKLKNTIKVLSHIPFPDEKGFYNNVLENLRSFFFFMTKEVLKVNKDKEELQRLKEKNNPFFVAFQSLNLEVPESALDESAQTDEMPESESKTVTPDLYDESDRITVSQLKELIYCVDSLIGDSEDICGCFNAYNVLIFLCRFVGNKELADYYGLCSDYIYWVNSLDSELLKNREGVECRQTFKGLSDRMEALDMDRYSLRLRNNKQVIRVLQTWFDSRPLTSVQSDLQSFMQNKNRTVAELARYFNIMSYLKEKDDDLQELICENINVLLGCKVWEKKTRVYIPVFFGHEGVEKEFKTSAFIHADKNATEEQSLVLARVIASFMNTEGGTLYIGVNDKGYLTGLDQELRFAHNDSDVYLRSVNQNVIRLLGKKEDRDRYQAYIRCRLYEYEDGRLVLAFRVAPINEVVEVKGEVYTRSASSNLIKPVGNVADFVKLRHRQKLDSVPKMPEFPAYFSAERNEYIFDKRSVVPEMTAVQEVEAVAPVLSVNEENVQEKALRIKNANTQINLGIRTSALRCNPLQKKHDLGYTPNHVFVSLFKNGKIAYSVSPKIGKWGGEGGSVIFSYNPEDKEDLLVTVFKNGEVGLSNLKKGMSQPNMLFAFAGSIDDILFISPARSTDYLLLISDKEGEKRYRIVPLDMLEKSMSIQPKSNLVLVPEKGIFVFAEILIPELVNSLDDEKSLQDTFDQYCAGRLWEHNSYIKNVDKISNLCNVPF is encoded by the coding sequence ATGATGAATGATGTACCTGTCCTTGATAAAGAAATGTCGACAACAGGAAAAAACTTATCTGATAGTATTGTGGAAAAATATGCTTTTGTATTTCAATCCTGTGATGTTGATATGAAGTTGCTGGTGGAGAATAAAGTCTCGCATTATCCTACTTCAGATGTATTATTGAAAAAAGCTCGTTTCCTGTATCGGAATCAGGAGATTGGATGGATCGAGGCATTGGCTGCTTTTCAGGAAAAACATGGAGATTGCCTGGCCTTGGATGGAAAGGATGCCGCTAAAGCTTTAGAGAAGGCCTTCGACCTTTGCCGGTGGATGGGAGAGGAATCGGACTATTTGCAAACAGTATACCAGAGGAGGGCGGATGAAAAAAGAACCGAATTGTTTGACAGGATGGATCGTCTTTCTTTGAAACTGAAAGTTTGCCGTTGCTTGTCGGAAGGAAAGACGAATGAATATCTGAAGGCTGTTTTGCGTAAGTTGGAACAGAGTGGAAACATTTGGCATGTACATGACGAGATCCTAAAAATATATTATCTGCTGTCATACGATTTGACTGGTTTTTCCCAGAATCTTCCGGTACTGATCGATATCGTTTGCAGGCTGATTACCAATGGTCTGATGACAGAAGAGGAATGCAGTGATTTTTCCGGCGTATTGAAACGGAAAGCAAAGGAGATGGATGATAAGGTATCTGAATATTGGTTCTCCGATGATTGGGACACGCTTCATCCTCTGATAACCGAGTCGGTCCGTTTGCATACTTTTGTCTTCTTGATCTGCGGACAATGTCGGCAAAAGGAGGATGACCTTTCACTGATTGCTGCCCGTATATGCCGTTATCTTTCCCGTATACCATCACCGTATAGTGAACTGCTGAAAAATAAGTCATATACTTTGCTCACTGGCGAGAATACATTGGGTGACCGTATCCAGTGGGAGCATCTCCAACATTTTGATGAGATAAAGATCTTGGAACGTCTCATCATGATACAGGCAGATGATAAAGCATGTCTTTTCCAGGAAGATAGTAAAAAGTGGAGGCAATGTCGAAATGAAAAAAATATGATCACCCTTGATAACGATGGATTTACGTTGAGCCCATTGGTTGAATTGGGATGTAACTCGTGGAAAGGGCGTAAAGACCGGGCTACTGTGTTGAAAAACCGTTTGTTTGTTGCTTCTTTTAGCCGGTTATCTTTGAATTTTGATGCTTGTAAGAGTATCCGTGATTTCCGTTCATATTGGAATCTGGTAGCGGAAGATTATCCTTTGTCGCAACCAATGTCTTCTCCGGCTTTTGTGGATACCGGATCAGATGAGAAAGAGATTGAGATACCAGAGATCGAGATGGAAGAGGAAGAGGTGGAGACAGACCATTTTCTGCGTCCGGATCAACGGGTCAAGGTCCGGATCCTGCATATCGACAAGGAAGACATGTCTCTGAAGATGGAAATTATAGATGCCCCATACCGGGGAATGAAGGCCTGTTTGCCATTCGCTTACATAAATTCATGCTATTATATCATCCCTGGTTTTATGGATATGTTTGCTGTCAACGAGATATTCCGTGCGAAAGTAAAGAGCGTGGAAGGAAGTGAAGTCAAGCTTTCCCTGATACGGGATTTCAATGAATATATGTATCCGGATTGCGTCAGGAAGAAAAATGTAATCGGGAAAGTGATCGATATTGCAGAAGGCAAAGTCTGGTGGTTGCTTTCTACCGGCATGACGGCAACAACGACTAATCCCCATAAGAAGTATAAGGCCGGTAACTTCTATAAGGTGGAATATGGAGGTTTATCGGCGGACAAATTGAAAAATACGATCAAAGTGCTGTCCCATATCCCATTTCCAGACGAAAAAGGTTTTTATAATAATGTATTGGAAAATTTGCGCAGTTTCTTTTTCTTCATGACGAAAGAAGTGCTGAAAGTCAATAAAGACAAGGAAGAGTTGCAACGTTTGAAAGAAAAAAACAATCCTTTCTTCGTCGCTTTCCAAAGCCTAAATCTTGAAGTTCCGGAGAGTGCTCTTGATGAATCGGCTCAGACTGATGAGATGCCTGAAAGTGAAAGTAAAACAGTAACTCCCGATTTATATGACGAGTCGGATAGGATAACGGTGAGCCAGTTGAAGGAACTCATTTATTGTGTAGATTCGTTGATAGGCGACAGCGAAGATATATGTGGATGCTTCAATGCTTATAATGTCCTGATATTTTTGTGCCGTTTTGTGGGGAACAAAGAATTGGCTGATTATTACGGGCTTTGTTCCGACTATATCTATTGGGTTAATTCCCTGGACTCCGAATTATTGAAAAACAGAGAGGGAGTTGAATGCCGGCAAACTTTTAAGGGATTGTCGGATCGTATGGAAGCGTTAGATATGGACCGGTACAGCTTGCGTTTGCGTAATAACAAACAGGTTATACGAGTATTACAGACTTGGTTCGACTCCCGTCCCCTGACTTCCGTCCAGTCCGATTTGCAATCGTTTATGCAAAATAAAAACCGTACGGTAGCTGAGCTGGCACGCTATTTTAATATCATGTCCTATCTGAAAGAAAAGGATGATGACCTGCAGGAACTGATTTGCGAGAATATTAATGTTTTGCTTGGTTGTAAAGTCTGGGAGAAAAAAACTAGAGTGTACATACCCGTATTTTTCGGCCATGAAGGAGTAGAAAAAGAATTTAAGACATCTGCATTTATCCATGCCGACAAAAACGCGACAGAGGAGCAGAGCCTTGTCCTGGCTCGTGTGATTGCATCGTTCATGAATACGGAAGGGGGAACACTTTATATCGGAGTCAATGATAAGGGATATCTGACCGGATTGGACCAGGAGTTAAGGTTTGCTCATAATGACAGCGATGTTTACCTTCGTTCTGTCAATCAAAATGTGATCAGGCTATTAGGTAAAAAAGAAGATCGGGATCGTTATCAGGCGTATATACGTTGCCGTTTGTATGAATATGAAGACGGACGTCTGGTTTTGGCGTTTCGAGTAGCGCCAATCAATGAAGTGGTAGAGGTGAAAGGTGAAGTATATACGCGTTCTGCCAGTTCCAATCTGATCAAACCGGTTGGCAACGTGGCGGATTTTGTCAAGTTGCGCCATCGGCAAAAGCTGGATTCTGTTCCTAAGATGCCGGAGTTTCCTGCGTATTTTAGTGCAGAACGGAATGAATATATTTTTGATAAACGTTCTGTAGTCCCTGAAATGACAGCGGTTCAAGAGGTGGAAGCGGTTGCTCCGGTTTTGTCCGTAAACGAAGAAAATGTCCAGGAAAAGGCTTTGCGCATTAAAAATGCAAACACTCAAATTAATTTAGGAATCCGGACATCAGCTCTGCGTTGCAATCCTTTGCAAAAGAAGCATGACCTGGGATACACGCCCAACCATGTCTTTGTCTCCTTGTTTAAAAATGGCAAAATAGCCTATTCCGTAAGTCCCAAGATCGGAAAGTGGGGAGGAGAAGGGGGAAGTGTTATTTTCTCTTATAACCCGGAAGACAAGGAAGATTTGCTGGTTACGGTTTTTAAGAATGGCGAAGTAGGCCTGTCCAATCTGAAAAAGGGAATGTCACAACCGAATATGCTTTTTGCTTTTGCCGGTTCGATTGATGATATACTATTTATTTCTCCGGCTCGTAGTACTGATTATCTGTTATTGATTTCGGATAAGGAAGGTGAAAAGCGTTACCGCATTGTCCCACTCGATATGCTTGAAAAATCAATGTCTATACAACCCAAGAGCAATCTTGTCCTTGTACCGGAAAAAGGCATTTTTGTTTTTGCCGAGATCTTGATACCGGAACTGGTGAATAGCCTTGATGATGAGAAATCATTGCAGGATACTTTCGATCAATATTGTGCCGGGCGTCTGTGGGAGCATAATTCCTATATCAAGAATGTAGATAAGATCAGCAATTTGTGCAATGTCCCTTTTTAA
- a CDS encoding glycoside hydrolase family 88 protein codes for MMKSPKNCQSESGMWNLLVDKTDCWLEASGSAMFAYAMIMEVKKGWLDAAEYGLVAWKVWKLFRKEVCFWGVRDRPLFYGHS; via the coding sequence ATGATGAAGAGCCCGAAAAATTGCCAGAGTGAAAGCGGCATGTGGAACCTGTTGGTGGATAAAACTGATTGCTGGCTGGAAGCATCCGGTTCTGCAATGTTTGCCTATGCTATGATAATGGAGGTGAAAAAAGGTTGGCTGGATGCTGCCGAGTATGGTCTGGTGGCATGGAAGGTATGGAAACTTTTTCGTAAAGAGGTCTGTTTTTGGGGAGTAAGAGACAGGCCTCTTTTTTATGGTCATTCTTAA
- a CDS encoding alpha-L-fucosidase: MDYNSMDYPAQRDFVKELAVACRKAGLGLFIYYSVGIDWHHPYFLPNTMYDPARPHYKEVPESYRFRNVEDFKHYLNYAKTQIMELCTQYGPIAGIWFDTVGGVYQYSELFNIQEIYDMIHQIQPHALVVFKTGANGNEDFITGEREMGSLAPVFKSVGLPKKVQDAADFSWESNKEKPAELNIPIQALGWAYHTSSRQRQKSAEEVMELLRYCADMNANLLLNIGPRPDGTILEENIQTLEKVGRQLEKDGFPKLNTKSYMDFRMKARQTVQTEKENQTAN, from the coding sequence ATGGATTACAATAGTATGGATTATCCTGCCCAGCGTGACTTTGTAAAAGAGTTGGCTGTCGCTTGCCGGAAAGCCGGATTGGGCCTGTTTATTTATTATTCGGTGGGTATAGATTGGCATCATCCCTACTTTTTGCCAAATACGATGTATGATCCGGCTCGTCCCCACTATAAAGAGGTTCCTGAGTCTTACAGATTCCGTAATGTGGAAGATTTTAAGCATTATCTGAATTATGCAAAAACGCAAATAATGGAATTGTGTACTCAATATGGGCCGATTGCCGGTATATGGTTTGATACGGTTGGAGGAGTGTATCAGTATTCTGAACTTTTTAATATTCAGGAAATATATGATATGATTCATCAGATTCAGCCTCATGCATTAGTCGTGTTTAAAACAGGTGCGAACGGTAATGAGGATTTTATAACCGGAGAAAGAGAAATGGGATCATTGGCTCCTGTCTTTAAAAGTGTCGGATTACCTAAAAAGGTACAGGACGCTGCCGATTTTTCTTGGGAGAGCAATAAAGAAAAGCCGGCTGAGTTGAACATCCCGATCCAGGCTTTAGGGTGGGCATATCATACTTCTTCGCGACAACGGCAGAAATCGGCTGAAGAGGTTATGGAGCTATTGAGATATTGCGCAGATATGAATGCTAATTTATTGTTGAACATTGGCCCTCGTCCGGATGGAACCATTCTGGAAGAGAATATTCAGACCTTGGAAAAGGTTGGTAGGCAATTGGAGAAGGATGGTTTTCCAAAATTGAATACGAAATCGTATATGGACTTCCGTATGAAAGCGAGACAGACGGTTCAGACAGAAAAAGAAAATCAGACTGCTAATTAA
- a CDS encoding ABC transporter permease, with protein sequence MKNLNIALRSLFKKGRSNGIKILSLGVGLAMGLVLISKVCFERSFDKFYPDSDRIYRLHENIIRDGEYKSYGQVSGGVATAMQVEIPEVEKATRLTYIGGDKELFKTQDGNRYSARYVVMGDTNVFDLLPRPILIGDPKETLSRPGYVMISNRIAKLLGGAEQAVNKEFEFESSPGQTYTIGGVFEDVPENSHLRFEIVASLEGMSKWSRENWLGNDRYLGYVKLYPGTDPESLTTAIREMQGRHCDLEEVKKAGIDLTYSLVPLMDMHSNSDEVKSMNSLLGFLAFVLIFTAAMNYVLIVISTLINRTKEVAVHKCYGASDKNLFGMIMSETCLHMLISLLLAAFLIVLFRTKTEELLGATLGALFSTQTIVILIGVCIVIFFITGLIPTYMFLRIPVAAAFRNFKESRRYWKLCLLFIQFLATAYLVALLSVINKQYDYMVNVDPGYAYEKLAYCSTQGVEESVRNTAIEELRKIPEVDKVSACYDLPISGMSGNNVSLPGDDRELFNIADMYWVKDDFFSLMEIPVIEGEVFRSDGSASNKVMVSRSFVEKMEQVAGWTGSAIGKNIIITEHSQNGEPFTICGVYEDVCIGSTGNPDTRPTALFYDRYAPMILIKFHEMSPENIKKAQKVLEDVMPDRNVTVTAYYMDMIDLYKDSRTFRDSVMIGGIVTLIIALIGLLGYTSDETNRRGREIAIRKVNGATAWSILKMISKDISYIAIPAIVIGMTVAYYSGTGWLEKFTEKAPIGFFIFLAGAMMVYVLIIACVLYRAWAVSNSNPVDSLKSE encoded by the coding sequence ATGAAAAACTTGAACATAGCATTACGTTCGCTTTTTAAGAAAGGAAGAAGTAATGGGATAAAGATTTTATCTCTGGGAGTCGGACTGGCGATGGGACTTGTCCTGATATCGAAAGTGTGTTTTGAACGTTCGTTTGATAAGTTTTATCCGGACAGCGACCGTATTTATCGGTTGCACGAAAACATCATCCGGGATGGTGAATATAAGTCCTACGGGCAGGTGAGCGGAGGCGTGGCTACAGCTATGCAAGTCGAGATACCGGAGGTTGAAAAAGCAACTCGTTTGACCTATATCGGGGGTGACAAGGAGTTGTTCAAGACACAGGATGGAAACCGTTATTCCGCCCGTTATGTCGTGATGGGCGATACGAATGTTTTCGATCTGTTGCCGCGTCCTATCCTGATCGGTGATCCGAAAGAGACTTTGTCCCGTCCGGGATATGTGATGATCTCGAATCGCATTGCCAAACTGTTGGGAGGTGCAGAACAGGCAGTGAACAAGGAATTTGAATTTGAATCCAGTCCAGGACAAACCTATACGATAGGAGGTGTGTTTGAAGATGTACCTGAAAATTCCCACTTGCGTTTTGAGATTGTTGCATCTTTGGAAGGTATGAGCAAGTGGAGTCGTGAAAATTGGCTGGGGAATGACCGTTATCTGGGGTATGTAAAACTTTATCCCGGCACTGATCCGGAAAGCCTGACGACTGCCATTCGTGAGATGCAAGGACGGCATTGCGATCTGGAAGAGGTGAAAAAAGCGGGAATTGATTTGACTTATAGCCTGGTTCCGTTGATGGACATGCACAGTAACAGTGATGAGGTGAAGAGCATGAATTCCCTGTTGGGCTTTCTGGCTTTTGTGCTCATCTTTACGGCTGCGATGAATTATGTGCTTATCGTGATTTCCACGTTGATCAACCGGACCAAAGAGGTGGCTGTTCATAAATGTTATGGGGCTTCAGATAAGAACCTGTTCGGTATGATCATGTCGGAGACGTGTTTGCATATGCTGATTTCTTTGTTGCTTGCCGCTTTTCTGATCGTTCTGTTCCGTACGAAAACGGAAGAATTGTTAGGGGCAACGTTGGGAGCATTGTTCTCGACACAGACTATTGTGATACTGATAGGAGTTTGCATCGTGATTTTTTTCATTACCGGTTTGATCCCGACCTATATGTTCCTGCGTATTCCGGTGGCTGCCGCATTCCGTAATTTTAAAGAATCCCGCAGGTACTGGAAACTTTGCCTGCTGTTCATACAGTTTTTGGCAACAGCCTATCTGGTGGCATTATTGTCGGTTATCAATAAGCAGTATGACTATATGGTAAATGTCGATCCCGGATATGCCTATGAGAAGTTGGCTTATTGCTCGACACAGGGTGTGGAAGAATCCGTCCGTAATACGGCAATCGAGGAATTGCGCAAGATACCCGAAGTTGACAAAGTTTCTGCCTGCTATGACCTGCCGATTTCAGGGATGTCGGGAAATAATGTTTCACTTCCTGGAGATGACCGCGAACTGTTTAATATTGCCGATATGTACTGGGTGAAAGATGATTTCTTTTCCTTGATGGAGATTCCGGTTATTGAAGGAGAGGTGTTCCGTTCTGACGGTTCGGCTTCGAACAAAGTGATGGTCAGCCGTTCTTTTGTCGAAAAGATGGAACAGGTGGCTGGTTGGACCGGGAGTGCGATTGGCAAGAACATTATAATTACGGAACATAGCCAGAATGGAGAACCGTTTACCATCTGCGGTGTGTATGAAGATGTTTGTATTGGCAGTACCGGTAATCCGGATACACGTCCGACCGCCCTGTTCTATGATAGATATGCACCGATGATCCTGATCAAATTCCATGAGATGTCACCGGAGAATATAAAAAAGGCACAAAAGGTGCTGGAAGATGTAATGCCCGACCGAAATGTTACAGTGACGGCTTATTATATGGATATGATAGACCTGTATAAGGATTCCCGCACGTTCCGCGACTCGGTTATGATCGGGGGAATCGTGACCTTGATTATTGCATTGATCGGTCTGCTGGGATATACCAGTGACGAAACGAACCGTCGTGGACGCGAAATTGCGATCCGTAAGGTGAACGGGGCGACGGCATGGAGTATCTTGAAGATGATTTCGAAAGACATTTCCTATATTGCGATTCCCGCTATCGTGATCGGTATGACTGTCGCTTATTATTCCGGTACGGGATGGTTGGAGAAATTTACGGAAAAGGCGCCCATCGGATTTTTTATCTTCCTGGCCGGAGCGATGATGGTCTATGTTTTGATCATTGCTTGTGTCCTGTACCGTGCATGGGCCGTTTCGAATTCTAATCCGGTTGATAGTTTGAAATCAGAGTAA
- a CDS encoding FtsX-like permease family protein, with translation MRNLNIAIRSLFKKGRHNVMKIISLSVGLSVALVMIAKIYFEQSYDTFYPDADRIYRIYENYSMNGKEEDYYQVSGAVAPAMRSEIPGVEDATRLTYIGGDNTLFTTPDKQRYSARYIMMADSNVFDIFPVPILSGNPKVVLAKPWYAMISRSLAEKMGGIEKVEGLTIIPDENPGLEVTIGGVFEDLPQNASLRYDMLVAMSGMDPESLNNWLGNDRYAGYVRLSPGVTPDSLTPAIHDMTLRHHDQEALRKSGYELTYTLRPLLDLHSKAGEVKNMVMMLGILAFALLFTAIMNYILITISSIVNRTKEVAVHKSYGASETNIHSMVLSETLVHMVCSIMVSIFLIFLCRDIIYDLLDVSVETLLLSKGALVLLGVCVIVFLVTGLVPGCLFARIPVAAAFRNFRESRRVWKLCLLFLQFIAAGLLVTLLLIVGRQHAYMVNSDPGYSYDRLAYCSISAIDSTTRYKVLDEVMRLPEVEAVSTSYSLPFGSMSGNNIALPESEKELFNIADQYWVSNGFLDLMEIPVIEGRSFTENIPVSDEVMVNRAFVEKMKEFVDWPDGAVGKSIYISEHDRYGSKYYTICGVYENYIMGSLIDMDARPSVLFYRQRPSAHLLVKFHRMTPDAVGKVNERLKELMPDQEPKLTVYSVQMVDLYSSSRKFRDEVMIGGLITLIISLIGLIGYTNDEVNRRRKELAIRKVNGATMKDILRIFLKDVLRIALPAILLGCGISYFVAEHWQRQFVEKIPLSAWIFLAGALFVCLVVLICIVYRIWDVANEDPVDSLKSE, from the coding sequence ATGAGAAACTTGAATATTGCCATACGCTCATTGTTCAAAAAAGGACGTCATAATGTAATGAAGATCATCTCGCTGAGTGTGGGGTTGTCTGTTGCGTTGGTCATGATTGCGAAGATCTATTTTGAACAATCTTACGATACCTTCTATCCGGATGCGGACCGGATTTACCGGATCTATGAGAATTATAGCATGAACGGGAAAGAGGAAGACTATTATCAGGTAAGCGGTGCTGTAGCTCCCGCTATGCGGAGTGAGATTCCGGGCGTGGAAGACGCTACCCGGCTTACCTATATCGGTGGAGATAATACCCTGTTCACGACACCTGACAAACAACGTTATTCCGCCCGTTATATCATGATGGCCGACAGTAATGTGTTCGATATCTTCCCTGTGCCGATCCTGTCCGGTAATCCGAAAGTGGTGTTGGCCAAACCGTGGTATGCTATGATATCCCGTTCGTTGGCGGAAAAGATGGGAGGTATCGAAAAAGTGGAAGGCTTGACGATCATCCCCGATGAGAATCCCGGTTTGGAGGTGACGATCGGAGGTGTATTCGAGGATCTGCCCCAGAATGCCAGCTTGCGTTACGATATGTTGGTTGCCATGTCCGGCATGGATCCGGAGAGTTTGAACAACTGGTTGGGTAACGACCGTTATGCCGGTTATGTGCGTCTGTCACCGGGAGTCACGCCTGATAGCCTGACTCCGGCTATTCATGATATGACGCTCCGGCACCACGATCAGGAAGCTTTGAGAAAGTCGGGCTACGAACTGACTTATACGCTTAGGCCCTTGCTCGACTTGCATAGCAAAGCGGGAGAGGTAAAAAACATGGTTATGATGTTGGGGATTCTGGCCTTTGCCCTTTTGTTCACGGCTATCATGAACTATATTCTCATTACCATTTCTTCGATCGTCAACCGGACGAAAGAAGTAGCCGTGCATAAGTCGTACGGGGCTTCGGAAACGAATATCCATAGCATGGTTTTGTCGGAAACGCTGGTACACATGGTCTGTTCGATCATGGTGAGTATTTTCCTGATTTTTCTTTGTCGGGATATCATTTATGATTTATTGGATGTTTCGGTCGAAACGTTGTTATTATCCAAAGGGGCTTTGGTACTACTGGGGGTTTGCGTGATTGTGTTTCTGGTGACCGGCTTGGTTCCGGGCTGTTTGTTCGCCCGTATTCCGGTGGCTGCCGCGTTCCGTAATTTCCGTGAAAGTCGCCGTGTCTGGAAACTCTGTCTGCTTTTCCTCCAGTTTATTGCGGCGGGTTTGCTGGTGACCCTGTTATTGATTGTCGGCAGACAACATGCGTATATGGTGAACAGTGATCCGGGTTATTCGTATGACCGGCTGGCCTATTGCAGTATTTCGGCGATCGATTCCACGACTCGTTATAAGGTGCTGGATGAAGTGATGCGCCTGCCGGAAGTAGAAGCGGTGTCGACTTCCTATTCGTTGCCTTTTGGGTCGATGTCGGGCAATAATATCGCTTTACCGGAGTCGGAAAAGGAACTTTTTAATATTGCAGACCAGTATTGGGTGAGCAACGGATTCCTTGACTTAATGGAAATACCGGTGATAGAAGGCCGCTCGTTCACCGAGAATATCCCGGTTTCGGACGAAGTGATGGTGAACCGTGCTTTTGTGGAGAAGATGAAAGAATTCGTGGACTGGCCGGACGGTGCAGTCGGTAAATCCATTTATATATCGGAACATGATCGGTATGGCTCGAAGTATTATACGATTTGCGGGGTATATGAGAATTATATCATGGGTTCGCTCATCGATATGGATGCACGTCCTTCCGTCTTGTTCTACCGTCAACGTCCTTCTGCCCATTTGTTGGTGAAATTCCACCGGATGACTCCTGATGCAGTCGGAAAAGTAAATGAGAGATTGAAAGAGCTGATGCCGGACCAAGAGCCGAAACTGACGGTTTATTCCGTTCAGATGGTCGACCTGTACAGCAGTTCCCGGAAGTTCCGCGACGAAGTGATGATCGGGGGATTAATAACGCTGATAATCTCCCTGATCGGATTGATCGGCTATACGAACGACGAAGTGAACCGACGCCGCAAGGAATTGGCCATCCGCAAAGTGAACGGGGCTACGATGAAGGATATTCTACGGATATTCTTGAAAGACGTCCTTCGTATCGCCCTCCCTGCGATTTTATTAGGATGCGGCATATCTTATTTTGTCGCGGAACACTGGCAACGGCAGTTTGTGGAAAAGATACCTCTTAGTGCGTGGATCTTCTTGGCAGGGGCATTGTTTGTCTGCCTGGTGGTCTTGATATGTATCGTGTACCGCATCTGGGATGTCGCGAACGAAGATCCGGTCGATAGCTTGAAATCGGAATAA
- a CDS encoding MFS transporter has translation MKRNILALYLIKLSKWFTLVMPIIVLFYEKHGLGLQDVFILKSIYSIAAVALEIPSGYLADVWGRRKCLILGCILFFFGYLCYSFTSTFTAFLFAEILLGTGQTLVNGADSALLYDTTAQYKKENLYLRYEGRITMIGNFAEALAGIFGGLLATYSLRLPFYAQAVIAFTGIPAAFALKEVNRSNKIQNPVNEIVRIIRYSLVTNKQLCYNIMYSGIIGAATLTMAWFVQPVLMYLKTPVSWYGVIWTVLNLTVGFAALWSDRVDNYFGPRKMGILILVFIVGGYVSLAFNLTYAGLAILFVFYIFRGFATPILKGYINQMTFSDMRATVLSIRNFIIRLMFAAIAPFIGWLNDMYSLQVALLVSAGIILLPGGIFLGLQFRKETS, from the coding sequence ATGAAACGGAATATACTCGCTCTTTATCTGATCAAACTATCCAAATGGTTCACATTGGTTATGCCTATCATCGTGCTTTTTTACGAAAAACACGGATTAGGATTGCAGGATGTGTTTATCCTGAAGAGTATCTATTCGATAGCAGCCGTTGCCTTGGAGATCCCTTCAGGCTATCTGGCTGATGTTTGGGGACGCCGCAAATGTCTGATATTAGGATGTATCCTTTTCTTCTTCGGATATCTATGCTATTCGTTCACCTCGACATTCACGGCTTTTCTTTTCGCTGAAATCTTGTTGGGGACAGGACAGACATTGGTAAATGGTGCAGATTCCGCTCTGTTATACGATACTACCGCCCAATACAAGAAAGAAAATTTATACTTACGATATGAAGGACGGATCACGATGATCGGCAACTTCGCTGAAGCGCTGGCAGGTATCTTTGGTGGTTTATTGGCGACTTATTCCCTTCGTCTTCCTTTTTATGCGCAGGCTGTGATTGCATTTACAGGTATTCCGGCAGCATTCGCGCTTAAGGAGGTCAACCGTTCCAATAAAATACAGAATCCGGTAAACGAGATTGTCCGGATCATCAGATATTCGCTGGTAACGAACAAGCAACTTTGCTACAATATCATGTATTCAGGTATAATCGGGGCAGCGACTCTCACGATGGCTTGGTTCGTACAACCGGTTTTAATGTATCTGAAAACTCCCGTTTCCTGGTATGGCGTTATTTGGACGGTACTGAATCTGACGGTCGGCTTCGCCGCTCTCTGGTCCGACCGGGTGGACAACTACTTCGGTCCGCGTAAGATGGGAATCCTGATCCTCGTTTTTATAGTCGGCGGATATGTCTCCCTGGCTTTCAACCTTACGTACGCCGGCCTTGCCATCTTGTTCGTCTTTTATATCTTCCGCGGTTTTGCCACCCCCATCCTCAAAGGATACATCAACCAAATGACTTTTTCCGACATGAGAGCGACAGTGCTTTCCATCCGCAACTTCATAATCCGCCTGATGTTCGCCGCTATCGCCCCCTTTATCGGTTGGCTGAATGACATGTATTCGCTCCAGGTTGCCCTACTCGTTTCAGCTGGGATCATATTGCTGCCGGGAGGGATATTTCTGGGGCTTCAGTTCAGAAAAGAAACAAGTTAA